In Thermodesulfatator atlanticus DSM 21156, the genomic stretch TCGGCCGGGGGTTTCTGAGAAAGAAATCGCTGCCAGGATCATTATGTTGAGCCATTTGAAGGCAGAAGGGCCGTCTTTTCCGCCTATCGTGGCAAGTGGAAGGAATGCTGCTCGGCCTCATGCGGAGCCATCAGACAAAAAGCTAGCCCTTCACGAGCCCCTTATCATCGACATGGGAGTTAAGTGGCAGGGCTACTGTTCTGACATCACCCGTACTTTTTGGGTAGGGGAGCCCGATGAGCGTTTTATAAAGGTCTATTCCCTGGTTAAGAAAGCCAAAGAGGCCGCCGAGGCTCAGATAAGAGCCGGGGTAAAAGGGGCTCTTCCTGACCTTGCTGCCAGGGAGGTATTTAAAAAAGAAGGCGTTGATAAAAACTTTTGGCATTCTTTGGGCCATGGCGTAGGGCTCGCCATCCACGAAGCCCCTACCCTTTCTTTTCGCTCCCGCCGCCATTTGAGGCCAAACCAGGTAGTTACCGTTGAGCCCGGGCTTTATTTTCCCGAATGGGGCGGGGTGCGCCTGGAAGATATGGTCGTGATAACTAAGCAGGGCTTTAAACGTTTAAATTCCCTTGGATTTCTTAGTTTTTAACTTCTTTGCGGGCTAAGACGAAAATTTCGCGGCTTTC encodes the following:
- a CDS encoding M24 family metallopeptidase, with amino-acid sequence MKFYQQRLKRLRLSLARLADAILITCPENRRYLSGFSPSDVSLTESSGALLITSKEAFLLTDPRYQEEAKECAPLFEPCIYRKGLVAELEKLLPLLGVKKLLVEPSYVSLSSFRLMEKKLSCEIVEARPLVEKLRAVKDEHEIKLIQESLRIAEEILAVVAKEIRPGVSEKEIAARIIMLSHLKAEGPSFPPIVASGRNAARPHAEPSDKKLALHEPLIIDMGVKWQGYCSDITRTFWVGEPDERFIKVYSLVKKAKEAAEAQIRAGVKGALPDLAAREVFKKEGVDKNFWHSLGHGVGLAIHEAPTLSFRSRRHLRPNQVVTVEPGLYFPEWGGVRLEDMVVITKQGFKRLNSLGFLSF